In the Candidatus Cloacimonas acidaminovorans str. Evry genome, one interval contains:
- a CDS encoding polysaccharide deacetylase family protein gives MKKPFFIVFLLSIILGSCKFITPPERNTPIICLTFDDQKSGVFTYAFPLMQEYGYRGTCYVNSQYLYGPKNMSLAQIQTLHNDYNWEIGGHSLRHEDLAELTYEEAEYTISQDYWNLYNWGFHPRSFAMPRGKCPLEYYPIITKYYEYLRGCNDYAMHIPLNVQGLGYLAFQSSWTADIYKERIRRGIANGEDLIILGFHAIEEPDNIYGTNCPVSEFAEILRYINHLGLEVLPLSEAVDKLNK, from the coding sequence ATGAAAAAGCCATTTTTTATTGTGTTTTTGCTCTCTATTATACTTGGTTCCTGTAAATTTATTACTCCGCCGGAAAGGAATACTCCTATTATCTGTCTTACTTTTGATGATCAAAAAAGCGGAGTTTTTACTTATGCTTTTCCTTTGATGCAGGAATATGGCTATAGAGGAACCTGTTATGTGAATTCCCAATATCTTTACGGACCTAAAAATATGAGTTTAGCTCAAATTCAAACCTTGCATAATGATTATAACTGGGAAATTGGAGGTCACTCTCTGCGTCATGAAGATTTGGCTGAATTAACTTATGAAGAAGCTGAATATACTATCAGTCAGGATTACTGGAACCTTTATAATTGGGGTTTTCATCCGCGTTCTTTTGCTATGCCGAGAGGAAAATGTCCTTTGGAATATTATCCTATTATAACCAAATATTATGAATACTTACGTGGCTGTAATGATTATGCAATGCATATTCCTCTTAATGTTCAGGGTTTGGGTTATCTGGCTTTTCAAAGTTCCTGGACAGCTGATATCTATAAAGAACGCATCCGCAGAGGTATAGCTAACGGGGAAGACCTGATAATTCTTGGTTTTCACGCAATTGAAGAGCCGGATAATATCTACGGAACAAATTGTCCGGTATCGGAATTTGCGGAAATATTACGCTATATAAATCATCTGGGACTGGAAGTTTTACCTCTTTCCGAAGCAGTAGATAAACTGAATAAATAG
- the coaBC gene encoding bifunctional phosphopantothenoylcysteine decarboxylase/phosphopantothenate--cysteine ligase CoaBC produces MSGKKILLCVSGGISAYKTIDLASQLSKEGWEVKCVLTDNALKFVTPINFNALTHNSVHTSLFSDIDPIPHISLVSWADLIVVAPATANIIAKAANGIADDLLSTILVACNKPVLFVPAMNVNMYQSVIVQENLQKLKERGNYILQPATGMLACGIEGEGKYPPNTEVVYAIKTYLNYKTDLQGIKVLLTAGATIEAIDPMRYISNRSSGKMGLAIARALALRGAEVTLIYGNIQLDIPYYLKEAVFCESSAKMYEAVITRYAEMDWLICCAAVADYKPKETILQKLPKQEELNLELVPTIDILAELGKLKKANQRLIGFAAQSDNLIQSAIDKYYRKNLDLICANDIRYAGRDDDELIVQGKLKGYPPLQEDPNINSVVMKGDKFLLAHNLINILKEL; encoded by the coding sequence ATGTCCGGAAAGAAAATATTACTCTGTGTAAGCGGAGGCATATCTGCTTACAAAACAATTGACTTAGCGAGTCAGCTAAGCAAAGAGGGTTGGGAAGTTAAATGTGTTTTAACCGATAATGCCCTTAAATTTGTAACACCTATAAATTTCAATGCCCTAACGCATAACAGTGTGCATACTTCTTTGTTTTCAGATATTGACCCTATTCCTCATATTTCACTTGTCTCTTGGGCTGATTTAATTGTTGTAGCTCCAGCAACGGCAAACATAATAGCTAAAGCCGCAAATGGCATCGCGGATGATTTACTTTCCACAATTTTAGTTGCCTGTAATAAACCGGTGCTTTTTGTTCCCGCGATGAATGTAAATATGTATCAATCCGTTATTGTGCAGGAAAATCTCCAGAAATTAAAAGAGCGGGGAAATTATATTTTACAACCGGCAACAGGTATGCTTGCCTGTGGCATTGAAGGAGAAGGAAAATATCCACCCAATACGGAAGTTGTTTATGCTATAAAGACCTATTTAAATTATAAAACGGACTTGCAGGGAATAAAGGTTTTGTTAACTGCCGGTGCAACAATTGAAGCAATTGACCCTATGCGTTACATTAGTAATCGTTCTTCCGGCAAAATGGGTCTGGCAATAGCTCGTGCTTTAGCTTTAAGGGGGGCAGAAGTTACTTTGATTTATGGCAATATTCAGCTTGATATTCCTTATTATTTGAAAGAAGCGGTTTTTTGTGAAAGTTCCGCTAAAATGTATGAAGCAGTTATAACTCGTTATGCAGAAATGGATTGGCTGATTTGTTGTGCTGCCGTAGCGGATTATAAACCCAAAGAAACAATACTCCAAAAGCTTCCCAAACAGGAAGAACTGAACTTGGAGCTTGTTCCTACAATAGACATTTTAGCAGAGCTGGGAAAATTGAAAAAGGCAAATCAGAGGTTAATCGGTTTTGCAGCTCAATCCGATAATTTAATTCAAAGTGCCATAGATAAATACTATCGTAAAAATCTGGACCTCATTTGTGCCAATGATATTCGTTATGCAGGCAGGGATGATGACGAACTTATTGTGCAAGGGAAACTTAAGGGCTATCCGCCTTTGCAAGAAGACCCCAATATCAATTCCGTGGTGATGAAAGGAGATAAATTTCTGCTGGCACATAATCTGATTAATATTCTCAAAGAACTATGA
- a CDS encoding SDR family NAD(P)-dependent oxidoreductase — translation MRQILISGANSQIGSYLAKEYYKEGYKLVLLYHKRKERISELFDKDGIFSYPVDLCNSEAVKEAVLRAEQFLHQSSDTLIHCAAIRSSDALPLYQTEPMQFANVLSTNMMSAYNILRWTLPSMQENAFGRVIIFGSDVSQKGLQNGSAYSASKAGIVNLVKSVALEMAKYNIVINAISPAPVETNLEEDYSGEYLNFRKRYFAEYLAQVPTGKLVTKEEIKKVTDLLIDENIKNLNGEEIIIDGGV, via the coding sequence ATGAGGCAGATTTTAATAAGTGGAGCCAATTCTCAGATTGGCAGTTACCTGGCTAAGGAATATTACAAAGAAGGATATAAACTTGTATTACTCTATCATAAACGCAAGGAACGCATTTCTGAGTTATTTGATAAAGATGGCATATTTTCCTATCCTGTGGATTTATGCAATTCCGAAGCCGTAAAAGAGGCAGTTCTTAGAGCAGAACAATTCCTACATCAAAGTTCCGATACCCTAATTCATTGTGCCGCAATTCGCAGTTCCGATGCTTTGCCTCTCTATCAAACAGAGCCGATGCAATTTGCCAATGTCTTATCAACAAATATGATGAGTGCTTATAATATTTTGCGTTGGACTTTACCTTCAATGCAGGAAAACGCGTTTGGAAGAGTAATAATATTTGGAAGCGATGTTAGCCAAAAGGGGCTTCAAAATGGAAGTGCCTATTCCGCTTCCAAAGCAGGTATAGTAAATTTAGTAAAAAGCGTTGCTTTAGAAATGGCAAAATATAATATTGTAATCAATGCAATTTCTCCAGCTCCGGTGGAAACAAATCTGGAAGAGGATTACAGCGGAGAATATTTAAACTTCCGCAAGCGCTATTTTGCAGAATATTTGGCGCAGGTTCCTACCGGAAAATTAGTTACAAAGGAAGAAATAAAGAAAGTGACAGACCTGCTAATTGATGAGAACATAAAAAATCTCAATGGAGAAGAAATCATTATAGACGGAGGTGTATAA
- a CDS encoding DUF3108 domain-containing protein — protein sequence MKVKFYTIFFFLILMVNLTAMEVPFGEGEKLTFTIKYGLVSAGEATLEAKSSVYQGSPVWHLSTKAKTYPFFDKIYKVRDSVESWWDKNNLQPYKFSKNLQEGHYRQHRVHIYDHSSLNSTYKKWSFKNQVFENSEMEIPPGTQDLLSAFYLVRTKNLQVGKPIMVNITADGRNMPTEILVHRKEQQKTIFGNIECLVIEPKLKGEAIFKQSGRILIWVTNDAYKIPVRLESKITIGSFVATLKNAEQVPYKIQI from the coding sequence ATGAAGGTCAAATTCTACACTATCTTCTTCTTCCTGATTTTGATGGTGAATTTGACTGCAATGGAAGTCCCTTTTGGGGAAGGAGAAAAACTTACCTTCACTATTAAATATGGATTGGTAAGTGCCGGAGAAGCAACTTTGGAAGCTAAAAGTTCCGTTTATCAGGGTTCTCCGGTTTGGCATCTTTCTACTAAAGCCAAAACCTATCCCTTTTTTGATAAGATTTATAAAGTGCGTGATTCGGTTGAAAGCTGGTGGGATAAAAATAATCTTCAGCCCTACAAATTTAGTAAAAATTTACAGGAAGGGCATTACCGTCAGCATCGGGTTCATATTTACGATCATTCCTCTTTAAATTCTACCTATAAAAAATGGAGCTTCAAAAACCAAGTATTTGAAAACAGCGAAATGGAGATTCCCCCAGGAACTCAAGACCTTTTAAGCGCTTTTTACTTAGTGCGAACTAAAAATCTGCAAGTAGGAAAACCGATAATGGTAAATATAACGGCTGATGGCAGAAATATGCCAACCGAAATTTTAGTTCATCGGAAAGAACAGCAAAAAACCATTTTCGGCAATATAGAATGCCTGGTAATTGAACCCAAACTCAAAGGAGAAGCGATTTTCAAACAAAGCGGCAGAATTTTGATTTGGGTTACCAACGATGCATACAAAATTCCCGTGCGTTTGGAAAGTAAAATAACAATTGGCAGTTTCGTAGCCACCCTTAAAAATGCTGAGCAGGTTCCCTATAAAATTCAAATATGA
- the queA gene encoding tRNA preQ1(34) S-adenosylmethionine ribosyltransferase-isomerase QueA, translated as MPDLLATDTYDYYLPKELIAQFPAEKRTDSRLMQVKRQSREIYHHRFTAILELLKEGDLVIINSSKVFPARLFATKETGAKIEILLLHQLNENTWQCIAKPGKKLKSPQWLHFSDNLSGYISQGNSEGIREIQFTCKTDFWDEIKRIGHIPLPPYIERSDTILDSERYQTVYAKENGSIAAPTAGFHFDAEILKALKKKGVLFSEVILHIGIGTFRPVKTKRITDHKMHSELATIPEITAAAINLAKKEGRRVVCVGTTSVRSVESFWQDGEMQSGSKWTDLFIYPGFNFKVTDALLTNFHLPKSTLLMMISAFGGWETIRKAYNIAVQEKYRFFSYGDAMFIED; from the coding sequence ATGCCTGATCTTTTAGCAACTGATACTTACGATTATTACCTGCCCAAAGAATTAATAGCTCAATTTCCTGCAGAAAAAAGAACCGATTCGCGTTTGATGCAAGTAAAAAGACAAAGCAGAGAAATATACCATCACCGTTTTACCGCTATTCTGGAATTGCTGAAAGAAGGGGATTTAGTCATCATCAATAGCAGTAAGGTTTTTCCTGCACGCCTTTTTGCCACCAAAGAAACCGGTGCTAAAATAGAAATTTTACTCTTGCATCAACTGAACGAAAACACCTGGCAGTGTATAGCCAAACCGGGAAAAAAATTGAAATCCCCTCAATGGCTACATTTTTCCGATAATTTAAGCGGTTATATTAGCCAGGGAAATAGTGAAGGAATTAGAGAAATTCAATTTACCTGTAAAACCGATTTCTGGGATGAAATTAAGCGTATCGGTCATATTCCTCTGCCACCTTATATTGAACGCAGTGATACAATTTTGGATAGTGAAAGATACCAAACCGTTTATGCCAAAGAAAATGGCTCTATTGCTGCTCCTACTGCCGGATTTCATTTTGATGCTGAAATTCTAAAGGCATTAAAAAAGAAAGGCGTGCTTTTCAGCGAAGTTATTTTACATATCGGCATTGGAACCTTTCGTCCAGTAAAAACTAAGCGCATAACTGACCACAAAATGCATTCCGAACTTGCTACTATACCCGAAATAACTGCTGCTGCTATAAATTTAGCTAAAAAAGAAGGAAGAAGAGTTGTTTGTGTTGGAACGACCAGTGTGCGCAGTGTAGAAAGCTTTTGGCAGGATGGAGAAATGCAAAGTGGTTCCAAATGGACAGACCTTTTTATTTATCCCGGTTTTAATTTTAAGGTTACAGATGCTCTGCTAACCAATTTCCATTTGCCCAAATCTACCCTATTAATGATGATCTCTGCCTTTGGTGGCTGGGAAACAATTAGGAAAGCTTATAATATTGCTGTTCAAGAAAAATATCGTTTTTTCAGCTATGGCGATGCAATGTTTATTGAGGATTGA
- a CDS encoding biotin--[acetyl-CoA-carboxylase] ligase produces MRNYFYYDILDNTMREYKFLKELCEEPLCVRAGAQNEGLGRANHIWLSPSGGLWFTFDYENNRSLPSFALYLGFCIHQCLQSLFEPLQGKLQIKWTNDIIFSNRKLGGILCNYQPAKRTYIAGIGLNTNNEIDAELGKFGAISLKDILGFEVSNDELCRLIIKSVEDNCRFMENKKTYIDYCNAHLFGKGRFALLEMGGINIEAEIIEIDNNGALSIRNEKGELIAMHTGSILQFLD; encoded by the coding sequence ATGCGTAATTACTTTTATTATGATATATTAGACAACACAATGCGGGAATATAAGTTCTTAAAAGAATTATGTGAAGAACCCCTTTGTGTAAGAGCCGGAGCTCAAAATGAAGGTTTAGGAAGGGCAAATCATATCTGGTTATCGCCTTCAGGCGGTTTATGGTTTACTTTTGATTATGAAAATAACAGGTCACTTCCCTCTTTTGCTCTTTACCTGGGTTTCTGTATTCATCAATGTTTACAATCCCTTTTTGAGCCATTGCAGGGCAAATTGCAGATTAAATGGACTAACGATATTATTTTCTCCAATCGTAAATTAGGAGGTATTCTCTGTAATTATCAGCCGGCTAAAAGAACTTATATTGCAGGAATCGGCTTAAATACCAATAACGAAATTGATGCGGAACTGGGTAAATTCGGAGCTATTTCTCTTAAAGATATTTTGGGTTTTGAGGTCTCCAATGATGAACTTTGCCGTTTAATTATTAAATCCGTTGAAGACAACTGCCGGTTTATGGAAAATAAAAAAACCTATATTGATTATTGCAATGCACATCTTTTTGGAAAAGGACGCTTTGCCTTACTGGAAATGGGGGGAATTAACATTGAAGCGGAAATTATTGAAATTGACAACAATGGTGCTTTATCCATCAGAAATGAGAAGGGAGAATTGATTGCTATGCATACCGGTTCCATTCTTCAATTTCTGGATTGA
- a CDS encoding tetratricopeptide repeat protein: protein MNKWILIALTAVLILFGCTANRTVPKNEETEPYTGIVTKVAILPLKTMDSSSRNIQKILTVRDFDYVFTKFPQYSLLNMEEVAKQFKMSGYKDVEDLEIEEMKELSEMIGCDILVMGSINSIRSDEFALSMRFFSFKTEELTPLDFKVTNAREQRWKTLETTFIAKLDDVVSNEVNKIYNIALNNYANGNYAEAEKNLVFALGLNPDLKDAYYYLGSVYYKQGKLEQAIQNLELNLEKNPQHTQTLAILIDIYEKTNQTNKRLNAMEKLATINENEELWLTIANLYSEQNNIAKAEEALQKALELNPNYIEAKTRLAFLLYDHNRFEEAIPYLEAIFDKYPENELVSTRLANAYQKANRLDDAIAKYENTIKNNPQNTMAYLSAVNLYRLKATQTSDPAAVAAINKNAIDILNALITNQPNNAIAYMNMAAIYLSQNKLQEAELYANKALQNDPTLYLPYIYLATISQSKGTNDYNNFIDLEKQATKAVGKKAKTLKTQRDNARNSAVNNFRKALEYLNNAKARTTDEHAIADINNRIARVNQLINQATATY from the coding sequence ATGAACAAATGGATACTGATAGCGTTAACGGCTGTGCTTATTCTCTTTGGCTGCACAGCAAATCGCACAGTCCCTAAAAATGAAGAGACCGAACCTTATACGGGAATTGTGACTAAAGTAGCTATTTTACCCCTTAAAACTATGGATTCTTCAAGCCGTAACATCCAAAAGATATTAACTGTCCGTGACTTTGATTATGTTTTTACAAAATTCCCCCAATATTCTCTTTTGAATATGGAAGAGGTAGCTAAACAATTCAAAATGTCCGGTTATAAAGATGTGGAAGACCTGGAAATTGAAGAAATGAAAGAATTATCTGAAATGATTGGCTGTGATATCCTCGTTATGGGTAGTATAAATAGTATTCGGAGTGATGAATTTGCTTTGTCAATGCGCTTTTTCAGCTTTAAAACCGAAGAACTTACCCCGCTTGATTTTAAGGTTACTAACGCCCGGGAACAACGCTGGAAAACCTTGGAAACCACTTTTATTGCCAAACTGGATGATGTTGTGTCCAACGAAGTGAATAAAATTTATAATATCGCTCTCAATAATTATGCCAATGGCAATTATGCAGAAGCGGAAAAAAATCTCGTCTTCGCTTTAGGTCTTAATCCCGATCTCAAAGATGCCTACTATTATCTTGGTTCCGTTTATTATAAACAGGGAAAATTGGAACAGGCAATTCAAAATCTGGAATTAAATCTGGAAAAAAATCCCCAACATACTCAAACCCTTGCCATTCTGATTGATATTTACGAAAAAACCAATCAGACCAATAAACGCTTAAATGCTATGGAAAAACTTGCTACCATAAATGAAAACGAAGAATTGTGGCTAACTATAGCTAATTTGTATTCGGAACAAAATAATATTGCCAAAGCGGAAGAAGCTTTACAAAAAGCTCTGGAACTAAACCCTAATTATATTGAAGCAAAAACGCGTTTGGCTTTTCTTTTGTATGATCACAACCGTTTTGAAGAAGCAATCCCTTATCTGGAAGCCATATTTGATAAATATCCGGAAAATGAACTTGTTTCTACGCGTTTAGCCAATGCCTATCAGAAAGCTAATCGTCTGGATGATGCCATTGCTAAATATGAAAATACGATCAAAAATAATCCTCAAAACACTATGGCATATTTAAGTGCTGTGAATCTATATCGTCTAAAGGCAACCCAAACATCCGATCCAGCAGCAGTTGCTGCTATCAATAAAAACGCTATTGATATCTTAAATGCCTTGATTACCAATCAACCCAATAACGCTATTGCCTATATGAATATGGCGGCAATCTATTTAAGCCAAAATAAATTACAGGAAGCCGAATTATACGCTAATAAGGCCTTACAAAACGACCCAACCCTATATCTGCCCTATATTTATCTTGCTACTATTAGTCAAAGCAAGGGAACTAACGATTATAACAATTTCATTGATCTGGAAAAACAAGCTACTAAAGCCGTAGGTAAAAAAGCTAAAACCTTAAAAACCCAACGCGATAACGCCAGAAATTCCGCTGTTAATAATTTCCGTAAAGCCCTAGAATATCTCAATAATGCCAAAGCACGAACTACTGATGAACATGCTATTGCCGATATCAATAATCGTATTGCCAGAGTTAATCAGCTCATAAATCAAGCAACAGCTACTTATTAA
- a CDS encoding lysophospholipid acyltransferase family protein — MIYFIYLILKLFLPRKVSRHILQTIARFWAKMVVLSTGSKVVVTGKENLPSSVNICFVSNHQGLFDIPVILGFLGVHTGFVAKRELFRIPVLSQWMREIPCTFIDRRNPRKAIQTFQKSAELIKKGNPMVIFPEGTRSRSDKIGNFHLGSLKLPIMAEATIVPLAIKGSWRIYEIDKRIHPATVYLKILPPIKPTDDIYKDKQKLSTHLHSQISQALEE, encoded by the coding sequence ATGATTTATTTTATCTATCTTATCCTGAAACTTTTTTTACCGCGCAAGGTTTCCAGACACATTTTACAGACAATAGCCAGGTTTTGGGCAAAAATGGTTGTGCTTTCTACCGGCAGCAAGGTTGTGGTAACAGGTAAGGAAAATCTGCCTTCCAGTGTAAATATATGTTTTGTCAGTAACCATCAAGGTTTGTTTGATATTCCTGTCATTCTTGGGTTTTTAGGAGTTCATACCGGCTTTGTGGCTAAGAGGGAACTTTTCAGAATTCCTGTATTGAGTCAATGGATGAGAGAAATACCTTGCACTTTTATTGACCGCAGAAATCCTCGTAAGGCAATTCAGACCTTTCAAAAAAGCGCAGAACTAATCAAAAAAGGGAATCCAATGGTTATTTTTCCGGAAGGAACACGCAGCAGAAGCGACAAAATTGGCAATTTTCATTTGGGAAGCTTAAAATTGCCCATTATGGCAGAAGCGACAATTGTTCCTTTAGCTATAAAAGGTAGCTGGCGAATTTATGAAATTGATAAAAGAATCCATCCTGCTACTGTTTATTTAAAAATATTGCCTCCTATTAAACCTACGGATGATATATACAAAGATAAACAGAAACTCTCCACCCATTTGCATTCACAAATTTCTCAAGCACTAGAAGAATAA
- a CDS encoding polysaccharide deacetylase family protein, which yields MERYPNINILLNLPEKYLPKAEFVLRTYCYILRLNPTFLYGKHYEGTHLYYGLPGKFDYPLKIYFQPETAEFFEKRELYPLEKVDFCKFRNEPIPFLFSCSGAIFSFTEETCCFRKDIIASGFYFLTCWHEYILAYYGQTQGRIDYKQSLQYRWDFTETPVVDVYCQMLLYAMEIYCPQFIREISWAEKKRFAVSLSHDIDYWDYWSGSAKLDVFKYNLRTFIKRPFNSLYKITGHLLHKNLIYNPWKTMRSMTRRENEKDVRSTWFLLARKDFPDKRQNYINDVKARVQIMDLLGQQDVGLHGSPQSAFDPLVLAEELANLRDLGFNPTGFRTHYLHFNYQQSFSILEEAGIKYDSTLGYWEHIGFRAGISFPFYPFNIAENRPFRVLEIPLIVMDTTLFSPKAMNLSYVSAKRALKRLIDTAEQYQSHLSLLWHNTTFDPIDYPMWGKLYWHIIDYALKKQGWVTSLKEIYEEWVTLSY from the coding sequence TTGGAACGCTATCCCAATATTAATATTCTCTTGAATCTGCCGGAAAAGTATTTACCGAAAGCGGAGTTTGTTCTCCGCACTTATTGTTATATTTTGCGTTTGAATCCTACCTTTCTTTATGGTAAGCACTATGAAGGCACGCATCTATATTACGGATTACCAGGAAAATTTGATTATCCGTTGAAAATTTATTTTCAGCCGGAAACAGCTGAATTCTTTGAAAAGAGGGAATTATACCCTCTGGAGAAAGTGGATTTTTGCAAGTTTCGCAACGAGCCGATTCCTTTTCTCTTTTCCTGTAGCGGAGCTATCTTTTCTTTTACCGAAGAGACCTGTTGCTTTCGTAAGGATATAATTGCCAGCGGGTTTTATTTTTTAACCTGCTGGCATGAATATATCCTGGCTTATTATGGACAAACACAGGGAAGGATTGACTATAAACAAAGCTTGCAATACCGTTGGGATTTTACGGAAACACCGGTTGTGGATGTCTATTGTCAAATGTTGCTTTATGCTATGGAAATTTATTGTCCACAGTTTATCAGAGAAATCAGCTGGGCTGAAAAAAAGCGTTTTGCCGTGTCCCTTTCTCATGATATTGATTATTGGGATTATTGGAGCGGTTCTGCCAAATTGGATGTTTTTAAATATAACCTGCGGACTTTTATCAAAAGACCTTTCAATTCGCTCTATAAAATTACGGGTCATCTTTTGCATAAAAATCTTATCTATAATCCCTGGAAGACAATGCGTTCTATGACACGCCGCGAAAACGAAAAGGATGTCCGTTCCACCTGGTTTTTATTGGCACGTAAAGATTTTCCGGATAAGCGTCAGAATTATATCAACGATGTGAAGGCAAGGGTTCAGATAATGGATTTACTGGGTCAGCAGGATGTTGGCTTACATGGCAGTCCCCAATCAGCATTTGATCCTTTGGTTTTAGCTGAAGAATTGGCAAATTTGAGAGACCTGGGATTTAATCCGACCGGCTTCAGGACTCATTATCTCCATTTTAATTATCAGCAGAGTTTTTCCATTTTGGAAGAGGCGGGAATAAAGTATGATTCCACTTTGGGTTATTGGGAACATATAGGTTTTCGTGCTGGTATTTCATTTCCTTTCTATCCGTTTAATATAGCCGAAAACAGACCTTTTCGCGTTTTGGAAATTCCTCTTATTGTGATGGATACAACTCTTTTTTCCCCAAAAGCAATGAATTTAAGCTATGTTTCTGCTAAACGTGCTTTGAAAAGATTAATAGATACCGCGGAACAATATCAATCACATCTTTCTCTATTGTGGCATAATACTACTTTTGATCCGATTGATTATCCAATGTGGGGTAAATTGTATTGGCATATTATTGATTATGCTCTTAAGAAACAGGGTTGGGTAACTTCCCTGAAAGAAATTTATGAAGAGTGGGTAACCCTTAGTTATTAA